Proteins encoded in a region of the Candidatus Obscuribacter sp. genome:
- a CDS encoding LysM peptidoglycan-binding domain-containing protein — MAGTPTDAGDSAKPAAASPPINADTILFRMPTTAAAKPEGQDKPVESAPATDVTTKLQAENPYLNQPAAGSSVEVARINATQTATGNVREQTVQTSDGPQAVKISQQGEKQTVFNNSGQQLYETRVNGQSVYSAVKPEATTRAATPGKPEVATTPPAAARPEPAVVRESGPSAASIQAKAIETAAADTRAVQVRSVTTDSGNNGGNQGKGILASDVPRVVTPPGDARNPVVVENKGQQPETRGLTPQQPETKGQQPETRGLTPQPETRNQGVEPRTVTSPDGKTSDGKSTVTPGSVDAPQVAVKSVNPINPSNPVSPIPGSTAERAVTRNDGTPPQVAAVAERSLAANQPFIAQVKSQEGARDTAIATGTDGRPNPGALQQPGQSPGKPDAQIKGDNPAVTPNPATKPDVSSVTVGNLGGQPIDKGFQNPTGPKPGEVQNPTMPKPGDGQNPTLPKPVEVQNPTLPKPGEVQNPAQPRPGDGQLSAQPPLGQPLKPGDLPPVGQPLVRPGDIVPPGQRPLDGQLPLAQKPVDGALLPGQQGQQKPPEGTPLKPGEVVPGKNALHIDEEIAARLKDLGQTLKPGLPGQEIGKGLPGDLTALNLGKDGKALIPANTLAEGKADLKVDLQALAQNASKPGSGVELNAVLKGLGLEGTKPGDMHGVVNVDAKTLANLDPKAVEALVKAQAEMLGKGPAADATKGLGVELAGAKGDLRGIDLKGLDAAKQVDPLKTLEAGKAQPALTAMELANQLNKPLPVDKVAGASDLTVKPETVKVGVDGLALKPETTIKPEGGLKPEAGVKTEAAGTKVGESLTTATVTESMRTEASIKTDAGDGFGQNDLGLDDGGEEDIKEKEKRLAFSAKQEEEWELRDKKTRKQTEESLLEEEQKNNAKNAMLAAMLAQTKEQEAERERQLLMEEAKRKGEDKRRRYVVKDKDTLESIAKKQLRDVRLSALIYEINKHMLPVRMEKGRQVVDPRPGTSIWLPSEADIKQFRSRLYANPRSTTLPGGATGGATSGPAPGAGMTAEQELAAQFGANWDGKSKSAASVSAGMMGAAVAKSQVRRANIEKILGPMGQKAGETTRIRYIVRLGDSLDAVASKHPALKDAELWPLLATINELSDEVDDEDKPVAVLRRGMVLNLPTPFEIEQYRNSADVGEDDDSDMSPELASAMTESVSQVLSATRSHTQLNATLDRQALGDENAQDVNDLASKAQAAALAAAELRARAAAHAAAAAAAEAAADSQNAESDAAFDGEYDADYDEESDAEDDSAHDQDVVSPVVATDATVKLDAVPSVPLPVVPSSLASAAHASTPVVPQPTPPAISQAPSQPGPSFMPVIPNASAPVPNTLLNPTIPLPQSTQGNLPSMPQSVQAVTGPVAPIPPAVQPASDGASTAFVPVSSGQPPTVSGEFSQPSAGQPPVPQPQAGVPQAGLPQAYLSQSQPLTPASPPGLAPQQPPVPQQPSPQPPSPQPPSPQPTFVQPNVDAQGGQQHSPQPTFTPVSGGHHEIAQSASGPITQPVAAPGMEILQREPIIAGDRLMWELYTGIRLVKSSVKWEPAIGVFRAQLEMLIGPVWYPVIFYEAFPTGAVRHEYSPGGKRKSVRIDLPPATVQELADNDLVSKWTIYCRAYLAQMQGPKA; from the coding sequence ATGGCAGGCACTCCCACCGACGCCGGAGATTCAGCAAAACCAGCCGCTGCAAGTCCTCCGATTAATGCCGATACTATTTTGTTTCGCATGCCAACTACGGCCGCGGCTAAACCCGAGGGCCAGGACAAACCAGTCGAGTCAGCTCCGGCTACCGACGTCACCACAAAGTTGCAGGCCGAAAACCCTTATCTCAACCAGCCGGCTGCTGGGTCCAGTGTAGAAGTGGCGAGGATCAATGCTACGCAGACTGCCACTGGCAATGTCCGAGAGCAGACAGTGCAAACTTCTGATGGTCCTCAGGCTGTAAAAATCAGTCAGCAGGGAGAGAAGCAGACAGTATTTAATAACAGCGGTCAACAGTTATATGAGACTCGCGTCAATGGGCAGTCTGTGTATTCAGCAGTAAAACCAGAGGCGACGACTAGAGCTGCAACTCCTGGTAAGCCCGAGGTTGCGACAACTCCGCCTGCTGCTGCCAGACCTGAGCCTGCTGTGGTGCGTGAGTCCGGTCCAAGTGCTGCTAGCATTCAAGCCAAAGCAATTGAGACTGCTGCCGCTGACACAAGGGCTGTGCAGGTGCGCAGTGTCACTACCGATTCTGGCAATAATGGTGGCAATCAAGGCAAGGGTATTTTGGCTTCGGATGTACCGAGGGTCGTTACTCCGCCAGGCGATGCCCGCAATCCTGTAGTAGTCGAAAATAAGGGGCAGCAACCTGAGACTCGCGGACTTACGCCGCAACAACCTGAGACCAAGGGGCAGCAACCTGAGACTCGCGGACTTACGCCGCAACCCGAGACTCGCAACCAGGGAGTTGAGCCGAGAACTGTCACCTCCCCTGACGGCAAGACATCTGACGGTAAGTCCACAGTGACACCGGGATCTGTTGATGCTCCACAGGTGGCTGTCAAATCAGTCAACCCGATCAATCCATCAAATCCAGTCAGTCCCATTCCCGGCAGTACCGCGGAGAGGGCGGTTACGCGTAATGACGGCACTCCTCCCCAGGTGGCCGCCGTCGCTGAACGCAGTCTGGCTGCCAATCAGCCTTTTATTGCGCAAGTAAAATCACAGGAAGGGGCAAGAGATACTGCCATAGCCACAGGGACAGATGGTAGACCCAATCCGGGCGCCCTGCAGCAGCCCGGTCAATCACCAGGCAAACCAGACGCACAAATCAAGGGCGATAATCCAGCGGTCACTCCCAATCCAGCTACCAAGCCAGATGTCAGCTCGGTTACAGTGGGCAATTTAGGCGGACAGCCAATCGATAAAGGCTTTCAAAATCCCACAGGACCAAAACCTGGTGAGGTACAAAACCCTACGATGCCCAAACCCGGTGATGGTCAAAATCCGACTCTACCAAAACCCGTTGAAGTCCAAAATCCAACTCTGCCAAAACCTGGTGAAGTCCAAAATCCCGCCCAGCCCAGACCTGGTGATGGGCAATTGTCCGCCCAGCCACCGCTCGGTCAACCACTTAAGCCCGGTGATCTTCCACCAGTTGGTCAGCCTCTTGTAAGACCCGGTGACATTGTCCCGCCCGGTCAAAGACCACTGGACGGTCAGTTACCACTTGCACAAAAACCTGTAGATGGAGCCCTTCTGCCCGGTCAACAAGGCCAGCAAAAGCCACCAGAGGGCACACCCTTAAAGCCGGGTGAGGTAGTGCCCGGTAAAAACGCTCTACATATAGATGAGGAAATTGCTGCCCGTCTAAAAGATCTCGGGCAAACTCTAAAGCCCGGTCTGCCTGGTCAAGAAATTGGCAAAGGTTTGCCTGGGGACCTGACTGCTCTCAATCTTGGTAAAGATGGCAAGGCTCTTATACCCGCCAACACGCTTGCTGAGGGCAAAGCTGATCTTAAGGTCGACCTGCAAGCCCTCGCGCAAAATGCGTCAAAGCCTGGCTCTGGAGTAGAACTCAACGCCGTGCTCAAAGGGCTTGGTCTGGAAGGCACCAAACCCGGTGACATGCATGGGGTCGTAAACGTCGATGCCAAAACTCTGGCCAATCTTGATCCTAAGGCCGTTGAAGCCCTGGTAAAAGCTCAGGCAGAAATGCTCGGCAAAGGACCTGCAGCCGATGCCACAAAAGGGCTTGGTGTGGAGCTTGCTGGAGCAAAAGGCGATTTGCGCGGCATTGACCTCAAAGGTCTGGACGCAGCTAAACAGGTAGACCCACTTAAAACACTGGAAGCCGGTAAAGCTCAGCCTGCCTTAACTGCTATGGAATTGGCTAATCAGCTAAACAAGCCCCTGCCTGTAGATAAAGTCGCAGGTGCTAGCGACCTGACAGTTAAACCCGAGACTGTTAAAGTCGGAGTTGACGGTCTGGCACTCAAGCCTGAGACCACTATCAAGCCAGAGGGTGGTCTAAAACCAGAGGCTGGTGTGAAAACTGAGGCAGCGGGCACAAAAGTAGGAGAGAGCCTCACCACCGCAACCGTTACTGAGTCGATGCGTACAGAGGCCTCAATCAAGACCGATGCCGGTGATGGGTTTGGACAGAATGACCTTGGTCTGGACGATGGCGGCGAAGAAGACATTAAGGAGAAAGAAAAACGACTGGCTTTTAGTGCCAAGCAAGAGGAAGAATGGGAGCTAAGAGATAAGAAGACCCGCAAACAGACCGAAGAAAGCCTGCTCGAAGAGGAACAGAAAAATAACGCCAAAAATGCTATGTTGGCGGCTATGCTTGCTCAAACAAAAGAGCAAGAGGCGGAAAGGGAAAGACAGCTGTTAATGGAAGAAGCTAAGAGAAAAGGCGAAGACAAACGTCGTCGATATGTAGTGAAGGACAAAGATACCCTTGAGTCCATCGCTAAAAAGCAATTGCGTGACGTAAGGCTCTCGGCTCTTATTTATGAAATCAACAAGCATATGTTGCCCGTGCGCATGGAAAAAGGCAGGCAAGTAGTTGATCCTCGTCCCGGCACAAGTATCTGGCTGCCATCCGAAGCTGATATTAAGCAATTTAGATCTAGATTGTATGCTAATCCCCGCAGCACAACCCTACCTGGTGGTGCTACCGGTGGTGCTACTTCTGGTCCTGCCCCGGGAGCGGGGATGACGGCCGAGCAGGAGCTTGCGGCGCAGTTTGGCGCCAACTGGGATGGTAAGTCTAAGTCGGCGGCCAGTGTTTCTGCCGGTATGATGGGCGCAGCCGTAGCCAAAAGTCAGGTACGCCGCGCCAATATCGAAAAAATCCTTGGTCCAATGGGACAAAAGGCTGGTGAGACTACCCGTATACGCTATATTGTCCGTCTGGGTGACAGCCTGGATGCTGTTGCCTCCAAACATCCAGCTCTTAAGGACGCTGAGCTGTGGCCTTTGCTGGCGACTATAAATGAGCTATCTGATGAAGTCGATGATGAGGATAAGCCAGTCGCGGTGCTAAGACGTGGCATGGTGCTCAATCTGCCAACACCATTTGAGATTGAACAGTATCGCAACTCAGCCGATGTTGGTGAGGATGATGATTCTGATATGTCTCCAGAACTTGCCTCTGCCATGACTGAGAGTGTCTCTCAGGTGCTCTCTGCCACGCGCAGCCATACACAGCTCAATGCCACTCTAGATAGACAAGCGCTAGGTGATGAAAACGCTCAGGATGTTAATGACCTGGCCTCAAAGGCTCAGGCAGCTGCACTTGCTGCTGCTGAGTTGAGGGCTCGTGCTGCTGCGCATGCAGCTGCCGCAGCGGCTGCTGAGGCTGCCGCAGACTCTCAAAATGCCGAGTCCGATGCGGCATTTGATGGAGAGTACGACGCTGACTATGATGAAGAAAGTGATGCTGAAGATGATAGCGCACATGACCAGGATGTGGTGTCGCCAGTAGTGGCGACGGATGCCACTGTCAAGCTTGATGCTGTGCCGAGTGTGCCATTACCTGTAGTGCCTTCGTCTCTGGCTTCGGCTGCACATGCATCTACTCCTGTAGTGCCACAGCCCACTCCTCCTGCGATTTCTCAGGCACCCAGTCAGCCTGGTCCGTCATTTATGCCCGTTATTCCCAATGCCTCCGCGCCTGTGCCCAATACTCTACTTAATCCGACCATTCCGCTACCGCAAAGTACTCAGGGTAATTTGCCATCCATGCCTCAAAGTGTCCAAGCAGTAACTGGTCCTGTGGCTCCGATCCCACCTGCTGTTCAGCCTGCATCTGATGGTGCATCAACAGCCTTTGTGCCAGTATCCAGCGGGCAACCACCGACCGTCTCTGGTGAGTTCAGTCAGCCATCAGCTGGTCAACCCCCAGTCCCTCAGCCACAGGCTGGAGTACCGCAAGCCGGACTACCGCAAGCCTATCTCTCGCAGTCACAGCCATTGACTCCTGCGAGTCCTCCTGGACTGGCTCCGCAACAGCCTCCTGTGCCGCAACAGCCATCACCGCAACCGCCATCACCGCAACCGCCATCGCCGCAACCGACTTTTGTGCAACCAAATGTTGATGCACAAGGCGGTCAGCAGCATTCTCCGCAACCCACTTTTACTCCAGTGAGCGGTGGGCACCATGAGATTGCACAGAGTGCTAGCGGACCAATTACTCAGCCTGTAGCGGCACCCGGTATGGAGATTTTGCAGCGCGAGCCTATTATCGCTGGCGATCGTTTGATGTGGGAGCTTTATACCGGCATTAGATTGGTCAAGTCTAGTGTCAAATGGGAGCCTGCCATCGGGGTCTTCCGCGCTCAACTAGAGATGTTAATTGGACCTGTCTGGTATCCAGTGATTTTTTACGAGGCCTTTCCCACAGGTGCGGTACGCCATGAGTACTCGCCCGGAGGCAAACGCAAGTCTGTCCGGATTGACCTGCCACCAGCTACTGTCCAGGAGCTTGCCGACAACGACCTGGTCTCTAAGTGGACGATTTACTGCCGCGCCTATCTGGCCCAGATGCAGGGACCAAAGGCCTGA
- a CDS encoding glycosyltransferase family 9 protein — MATPVASTLKQNFPGAKITYWSHASLRPLLLSLCPHIDDFIDFNKELGFLEQRKILLGLKPDLFIDLSNSTRGLLMPLFGKLDVFRYQKNANDGPDQQHAVGNFLETIKSICPITPQKLFPTIFPDAIAEELVPQLMSQGNAEMRPLIGIVPGVGQLRPHRAWLFDGWVYLLRHILALDSHAIVLIGGADDFELAQRINAELDGRCLNFCGQLKLDETAAVLKCCDVVISGDTGPAHIAVAVGTPVIGLYGPTYPARSGPYGYFDYILDQSPSCQCRFEKHCKLAGPSDSGECMGRIMLPEVIEKLQRLIDLTMTQSVYEEPGEGHLPTLKVVD; from the coding sequence TTGGCTACCCCTGTTGCATCTACTCTCAAGCAAAATTTTCCTGGCGCAAAAATAACATATTGGTCCCATGCCAGTTTAAGACCACTCCTACTTAGCCTATGTCCGCATATCGATGACTTCATTGACTTCAATAAAGAGCTAGGATTTTTGGAGCAGCGCAAGATTCTATTAGGTCTCAAGCCCGATTTATTTATCGATCTGTCCAATTCTACTCGTGGGTTGCTTATGCCCCTCTTTGGCAAATTGGATGTATTTCGCTATCAAAAAAACGCCAACGACGGTCCAGACCAACAGCATGCTGTCGGTAATTTTCTCGAAACCATTAAGTCAATATGTCCAATAACCCCTCAAAAGTTGTTTCCCACGATTTTTCCTGATGCCATAGCTGAGGAGCTGGTACCGCAACTGATGTCACAGGGCAACGCAGAGATGCGCCCGCTCATTGGTATCGTACCTGGTGTAGGTCAGCTTAGACCCCACCGGGCCTGGTTGTTTGATGGCTGGGTCTATCTTTTGAGACATATTCTCGCACTTGACAGCCATGCTATCGTTTTAATTGGTGGAGCCGACGACTTTGAATTGGCTCAGCGCATAAATGCCGAGCTGGACGGTCGTTGTCTCAATTTTTGTGGTCAACTTAAGCTCGACGAAACAGCAGCCGTGCTTAAGTGTTGCGATGTGGTTATCTCCGGAGACACTGGTCCAGCACATATTGCTGTGGCGGTGGGTACACCGGTCATAGGACTGTATGGTCCGACCTATCCGGCTCGCAGTGGTCCTTATGGATATTTTGACTATATACTGGATCAAAGCCCGAGCTGTCAGTGTCGTTTTGAAAAGCACTGTAAGTTGGCCGGTCCAAGCGATAGCGGCGAATGCATGGGGCGCATCATGTTGCCCGAAGTAATTGAGAAATTACAACGGTTAATTGATTTGACCATGACTCAGTCAGTATACGAAGAACCCGGTGAAGGACATCTGCCAACTTTAAAAGTGGTCGATTAA